In the Plectropomus leopardus isolate mb chromosome 5, YSFRI_Pleo_2.0, whole genome shotgun sequence genome, one interval contains:
- the il10ra gene encoding interleukin-10 receptor subunit alpha — translation MDMSKMTSILVFLIIYINRASGLDMPPPADLDVKILDGEVIVLWKHPVNAPSNPHYNVQMAKYSGEWGIVTSCTGISNTYCDISSLIYDYTTAYKVKVQLVAGHNVSDWVIKRKFLPNKSELQPPSFTLWATSSTLKVYVHQKPILEKLFPFGLTYTIYLEERGQNKKNTTAYLINDNGRIKSFTSLHWGTEYCVSIQVRGNGAMSISNVSPKQCLVLPEQEYFIIALSSLSTMAGLATIAIMAAILLCYLKRPEKTPVALKSPVSGWRPFTVGEGTMETVTDKGWFLSSYRAKVKNCIKDPVTHVTAIENNEEEDRRTSMDSGVSVEPNSATNSGGSPPMRQEDSGCGSIGGPESSTSCETVYPLQDDRTEADIAKRDDSGFELGCQLDSSSVNLGGQDNGPLKGANYRSQGPSVGQINICDEEMFEHMPPDSILAEVVTGYRSGPQSCICSGAGQCTWCHKQGHCVIEVSKQYRSICIDNGLLSSKCDFVDSYKGGLTFPSYSKKTQMDTVMVDDLDTTFIQLGETFPLLTALVSQPLVEGGQDFNMNNVSLSLCDVTLKTE, via the exons ATGGATATGAGCAAAATGACTTCAATTCTTGTCTTCCTGATAATCTACATAAACCGTGCATCAG GGCTGGACATGCCTCCACCTGCTGACCTGGACGTGAAGATTTTGGATGGTGAAGTAATAGTACTTTGGAAACATCCTGTGAACGCCCCCTCCAACCCCCACTACAATGTACAAATGGCAAA GTACAGTGGTGAATGGGGTATCGTGACCAGCTGTACGGGGATCAGTAATACCTACTGTGACATTAGCAGCCTTATATATGACTATACCACTGCTTATAAGGTCAAAGTTCAGCTGGTTGCAGGACATAACGTGTCTGACTGGGTGATCAAGAGGAAATTTCTCCCAAATAAAA GCGAACTCCAGCCGCCCTCCTTCACTTTGTGGGCTACTTCCAGCACTCTGAAGGTTTATGTCCACCAAAAACCCATTTTGGAAAAACTCTTTCCTTTTGGGCTCACCTACACCATCTATCTGGAGGAgagaggacaaaataaaaag AATACAACGGCATATCTGATAAATGACAATGGGAGAATCAAGTCTTTCACTTCTCTCCACTGGGGGACGGAGTACTGTGTCAGCATCCAGGTCAGGGGGAATGGAGCAATGTCCATCAGCAATGTGTCCCCTAAACAGTGTCTGGTGCTACCGGAGCAag AATATTTCATAATTGCTCTGTCATCCCTATCTACTATGGCTGGGCTGGCCACCATTGCTATCATGGCAGCCATCCTCCTGTGTTACCTTAAACGTCCAGAGAAAACACCTGTTGCATTA AAATCCCCCGTAAGTGGCTGGCGTCCATTCACTGTTGGAGAGGGGACAATGGAGACTGTTACAGACAAAGGGTGGTTCCTGTCCAGTTACAGAGCAAAAGTGAAAAACTGCATCAAAGACCCAGTGACACATGTTACAGCAATAGAGAACAAtgaagaggaggacaggagaaCCAGCATGGACAGCGGGGTCAGCGTGGAGCCCAACTCGGCCACAAACAGCGGAGGAAGTCCTCCAATGAGACAAGAGGACAGTGGCTGTGGGAGCATCGGAGGACCAGAGAGCTCCACTAGCTGTGAAACAGTTTACCCCCTGCAGGACGACAGGACTGAGGCTGACATAGCCAAGAGGGACGATAGTGGGTTTGAGCTGGGCTGCCAGCTTGATTCTTCTTCTGTAAATCTGGGTGGGCAGGACAATGGACCACTCAAGGGTGCTAATTATCGCAGCCAGGGCCCCTCTGTTGGCCAGATTAATATCTGTGATGAGGAGATGTTTGAACATATGCCTCCAGACTCAATTTTGGCCGAGGTGGTCACAGGTTACAGATCTGGGCCTCAATCATGTATCTGCTCAGGAGCAGGTCAGTGCACCTGGTGCCACAAACAAGGCCACTGCGTAATTGAGGTTAGCAAACAATACAGATCTATATGTATTGACAATGGACTGCTGAGCAGCAAATGTGATTTTGTGGACTCTTACAAAGGGGGGCTTACATTTCCAAGTTattcaaaaaagacacaaatggaCACTGTCATGGTGGATGACTTAGACACAACTTTTATACAATTGGGAGAGACTTTCCCTCTGCTAACAGCTCTAGTGTCGCAACCCCTGGTGGAGGGAGGACAGGACTTTAATATGAACaatgtgtctctttctctttgtgacGTCACGCTGAAGACTGAGTGA